One Candidatus Planktophila limnetica DNA segment encodes these proteins:
- a CDS encoding ABC transporter ATP-binding protein encodes MSELLRIKDLHVAFPTDDGLVRAVDGVSLSVSQGETVAIVGESGSGKTVTSLSVMGLHKKGSAQMSGSISVAHEGGFLDVISASEEEIRSMRGRSVAMIFQDPMSALHPYYKIGAQLAEAYLVHNPGKKKEAISRAIEMLDLVGISEPAQRAKEFPHQFSGGMRQRVMIAMALMNSPKMLIADEPTTALDVTVQAQILTLLASLQKEFNMGILLITHDLGVVAQVSEKVNVMYAGRIVEQGAVDDIFYNPMHPYNLGLLKSVPRISVTGSERLKAIPGQPPSLISLPAGCAFAPRCEYIKFADSHACATVMPDLVGASASHTSRCHIDESKRQASFADAMKEVR; translated from the coding sequence ATGTCTGAATTATTAAGAATTAAAGACCTCCACGTTGCTTTCCCAACAGATGATGGTTTAGTTCGCGCAGTCGATGGGGTATCACTGAGCGTTTCTCAAGGAGAAACAGTTGCCATCGTGGGCGAATCTGGCTCAGGAAAAACAGTGACAAGTCTTTCAGTAATGGGATTACACAAAAAAGGTTCTGCCCAGATGAGTGGGTCCATCAGCGTTGCCCATGAAGGTGGCTTCTTAGATGTTATTTCAGCCAGTGAAGAAGAGATTCGCAGCATGCGCGGTCGAAGCGTTGCAATGATTTTTCAAGATCCAATGTCGGCTCTTCATCCGTATTACAAAATCGGAGCGCAGCTGGCAGAAGCCTATTTAGTTCATAACCCTGGCAAGAAAAAGGAAGCGATATCTCGCGCTATTGAAATGCTTGACCTAGTTGGAATTTCAGAACCCGCGCAACGTGCAAAAGAGTTTCCGCATCAATTCTCTGGCGGTATGCGCCAGCGCGTGATGATTGCAATGGCGCTAATGAATTCGCCAAAGATGCTTATTGCTGATGAACCAACGACGGCGTTGGATGTAACGGTGCAAGCACAGATTTTGACTCTTCTTGCTTCACTTCAAAAAGAGTTCAACATGGGAATTTTGCTCATTACTCACGACTTAGGTGTTGTTGCTCAAGTCTCTGAAAAAGTAAATGTGATGTATGCAGGAAGAATTGTGGAACAAGGCGCAGTCGATGACATTTTCTATAACCCAATGCATCCATATAATCTCGGTCTTTTAAAATCAGTTCCACGCATTTCAGTAACTGGATCTGAGCGCCTCAAAGCGATTCCAGGACAGCCTCCATCTCTTATTAGTTTGCCGGCAGGGTGCGCCTTTGCACCACGGTGTGAATACATCAAATTTGCAGATAGCCATGCATGTGCAACTGTGATGCCAGATTTGGTCGGCGCATCTGCCTCCCACACCTCACGATGTCATATCGATGAGTCAAAGCGTCAAGCATCCTTTGCCGATGCAATGAAGGAGGTGCGCTAA
- a CDS encoding ABC transporter ATP-binding protein, translating to MSNETILSITNLTKHFPVKRSKDRKKSVVKAVDGISFDLRAGETLGLVGESGCGKTTAGRTILKLTEPTSGSIVFEGQDITKFKHHKMTSLRAQMQIIFQDPYSALNPRQTIGKIISAPFEIQKVDPSGGVKNAVQTLMERVGLNPEHYNRYPHEFSGGQRQRIGIARAIALKPRFIVADEPVSALDVSIQAQVINLLDDLQREDGISIVFIAHDLSVVQHISDRVAVMYLGKVMEIGPTADLYQLPHHPYTKALLSAVPQPDPRSEKSRERIILSGDLPSPINPPTGCVFNTRCWKAQDKCRTEVPQLLQLGATQVACHFPE from the coding sequence ATGAGTAATGAGACCATTTTGAGCATCACTAACCTGACTAAACACTTTCCTGTTAAGAGATCTAAGGATCGCAAGAAATCTGTGGTCAAAGCAGTAGATGGAATCTCATTTGATTTGCGCGCCGGTGAAACTCTGGGATTAGTTGGCGAATCTGGTTGTGGCAAGACAACTGCTGGCCGCACAATTTTAAAGTTAACAGAGCCAACTTCAGGCAGCATCGTCTTTGAAGGCCAAGACATCACAAAATTTAAGCACCATAAAATGACATCTCTTCGCGCACAGATGCAGATCATTTTCCAAGACCCGTATTCAGCCCTTAACCCCCGCCAAACTATTGGCAAGATAATTTCTGCACCCTTTGAGATTCAAAAAGTTGATCCCTCAGGCGGTGTGAAAAACGCTGTGCAAACTCTTATGGAGCGCGTGGGCCTAAACCCTGAGCACTACAACCGTTATCCGCACGAGTTCTCTGGCGGACAGCGCCAGCGCATCGGTATTGCCCGCGCTATCGCGCTCAAGCCACGTTTTATTGTCGCCGATGAACCAGTAAGTGCACTCGATGTTTCTATTCAGGCACAGGTCATTAATTTACTCGATGACTTGCAGCGAGAAGATGGCATCAGCATTGTTTTCATTGCCCACGATCTATCTGTCGTGCAACATATTTCTGATCGCGTGGCAGTTATGTATCTGGGCAAGGTAATGGAAATTGGACCCACTGCAGATCTTTATCAGCTGCCACATCACCCATATACAAAGGCGTTGCTCTCTGCAGTTCCTCAACCAGATCCACGTTCTGAGAAATCTCGCGAGCGCATTATTTTATCTGGTGATTTGCCCAGCCCAATTAATCCACCAACTGGTTGTGTTTTCAATACTCGCTGCTGGAAAGCGCAAGACAAGTGCCGCACTGAAGTTCCACAATTACTACAACTCGGTGCAACCCAGGTCGCTTGTCACTTTCCCGAATAG
- a CDS encoding M13 family metallopeptidase: MVLKSGIDLSHIDLTFAPGDDLYRYLNGGWLKSHQIPADRASDGVAYALHDEAEAQVREIIEGAHRNKDGGAEAQKIGDLYLSFMDTDAIEKLGTSPLAADLASIDAITNKSDFISTMSRLEMKGVGGIFGAAIYTDAMDSETNIIYLGQGGLSLPDESYYREEQYAPIREAFLEHVAKMFALAGISASTADVACILALETSIAACHWDQVRDRDATLTYNKHSRSELEKLAPAIDFPLWIKSGEVPTKAFESVIVREPDFFSGVSALLEKFDRNAWVLWLKWQLISGSAAYLNDALVQQNFAFYGTTLSGTPQIRERWKRAVSLVEGSLGEAVGRIYVDRHFPPAAKAAMNELVANLIEAYRISISELSWMSAETKAKAFEKLTKFTPKIGYPDKWRDYSSLQISADDLFGNLGRISAFARDYELAKIGAPVDRSEWYMTPQTVNAYYNPGMNEIVFPAAILQPPFFDIDADPAVNYGGIGAVIGHEIGHGFDDQGSKYDGDGNMVDWWTQSDRDEFEVRANALIAQFDALSPEETPDITVNGALTVGENIGDLGGLSIAYKAYLLALKGAPAPVIDGLTGEQRFFLAWAQAWRGKVRPEELRRRIATDPHSPYEFRCNAIVRNIDEFYTAFDVNEKHTLWMRESERVRIW, translated from the coding sequence ATGGTTTTAAAAAGCGGCATTGATCTTTCACATATCGATCTCACATTCGCCCCAGGCGATGACCTCTATCGCTATCTCAACGGTGGTTGGCTCAAATCCCATCAAATCCCGGCAGATCGAGCATCCGATGGCGTTGCATACGCCCTTCACGATGAAGCAGAAGCACAGGTGCGCGAAATCATCGAAGGAGCACATCGCAATAAAGATGGTGGAGCAGAAGCCCAAAAAATTGGCGATCTCTATCTCTCATTTATGGACACCGACGCGATTGAAAAACTCGGCACATCTCCCCTGGCTGCAGACCTTGCATCCATCGATGCGATAACAAATAAATCAGATTTCATCTCCACGATGTCTCGTCTTGAGATGAAGGGCGTCGGTGGAATATTCGGCGCAGCCATATACACAGATGCCATGGATTCAGAGACGAACATTATTTATTTAGGACAGGGTGGTTTGTCTTTACCTGATGAGTCCTATTACCGCGAAGAGCAATACGCACCGATTCGCGAAGCCTTCTTAGAACACGTGGCAAAGATGTTTGCTCTAGCCGGCATCTCAGCAAGCACCGCCGACGTGGCTTGCATCCTGGCACTTGAAACATCCATTGCAGCATGTCATTGGGATCAAGTTCGCGATCGCGATGCAACTCTTACCTATAACAAACACAGCCGCAGCGAATTAGAAAAATTAGCGCCGGCAATAGATTTCCCACTCTGGATTAAATCAGGTGAAGTTCCAACCAAAGCATTTGAATCAGTCATTGTTCGCGAACCTGATTTCTTCTCCGGTGTTTCAGCGCTGCTTGAAAAATTTGACCGCAACGCATGGGTACTTTGGCTTAAGTGGCAGTTGATTTCTGGCTCTGCGGCCTATCTAAACGATGCACTTGTGCAACAAAACTTTGCTTTCTATGGCACGACTTTGTCTGGTACTCCACAAATTCGCGAGCGCTGGAAACGTGCAGTTTCATTGGTCGAAGGCTCACTCGGTGAAGCAGTTGGTCGCATCTATGTTGATCGCCATTTTCCACCTGCTGCAAAAGCTGCCATGAACGAACTCGTTGCAAATCTGATTGAGGCCTATCGCATCAGCATAAGTGAGTTGTCATGGATGAGCGCTGAGACAAAGGCCAAGGCCTTTGAAAAACTGACTAAGTTCACTCCCAAGATTGGCTATCCAGATAAGTGGCGCGACTACTCATCACTGCAGATTTCAGCAGATGATCTCTTTGGCAATCTCGGTCGCATCTCAGCATTTGCCCGTGATTACGAATTAGCAAAAATCGGTGCACCCGTGGATCGCAGCGAGTGGTACATGACCCCACAAACGGTGAACGCCTATTACAACCCAGGTATGAATGAGATTGTCTTTCCAGCAGCTATTTTGCAGCCGCCTTTTTTTGATATCGATGCCGACCCAGCCGTTAATTACGGTGGAATCGGCGCCGTTATTGGCCACGAAATCGGCCACGGCTTTGATGACCAAGGCTCTAAATATGATGGCGATGGAAACATGGTTGATTGGTGGACCCAATCAGATCGCGATGAATTTGAAGTGCGCGCTAATGCATTAATCGCACAATTTGATGCACTCTCCCCTGAAGAAACCCCTGACATCACCGTTAATGGCGCTTTGACAGTGGGAGAAAACATTGGAGACCTCGGTGGTTTAAGCATCGCTTATAAGGCGTATTTGCTGGCTTTAAAGGGTGCACCAGCACCCGTTATCGATGGTTTAACAGGTGAGCAACGCTTCTTCCTTGCCTGGGCACAAGCATGGCGCGGCAAGGTGCGCCCTGAAGAACTTCGTCGCCGAATAGCCACAGATCCGCACTCACCCTATGAGTTTCGATGCAATGCCATCGTTAGAAATATTGATGAGTTTTATACAGCCTTTGATGTCAATGAAAAGCACACACTCTGGATGAGAGAGTCAGAGCGCGTTCGTATTTGGTAG
- the panB gene encoding 3-methyl-2-oxobutanoate hydroxymethyltransferase — protein MSSLYGGATHRRVTIADLADAKARGEKWPMLTSYEEMTASIFDEAGIPVLLVGDSAGNNFLGLENTIPVTVDEMIPLVRAVVRGSERAMVVADLPFGSYEQSPEQALATSTRFFKESGAMAVKIEGARISTVEKLVATGIPVMGHLGFTPQSLHQLSGYKVQGRTDGDSIFEAALALEKAGVFAIVLELVPAELAARITKALAIPTVGIGAGVDCDSQVLVWTDLMGITKNPPKLAKAYRNLRTEMLDATKEWAVDVAGSRFPGAEQSFK, from the coding sequence ATGTCATCCCTATATGGCGGAGCTACGCATCGTCGCGTAACCATTGCCGATTTAGCCGATGCTAAAGCGCGCGGTGAAAAATGGCCGATGCTCACATCCTATGAAGAGATGACCGCATCCATCTTCGATGAAGCCGGTATCCCTGTTTTATTAGTGGGTGATAGCGCTGGCAATAATTTCTTAGGTTTAGAAAACACAATCCCTGTGACAGTCGATGAAATGATTCCCTTAGTTCGAGCAGTTGTTCGCGGATCAGAGCGAGCAATGGTTGTTGCTGATTTGCCATTTGGGTCCTATGAACAATCCCCCGAACAAGCACTTGCCACATCGACTCGATTCTTTAAAGAATCTGGTGCGATGGCGGTCAAGATTGAAGGGGCGCGAATTTCAACTGTTGAAAAATTAGTTGCCACCGGAATTCCGGTGATGGGCCACCTTGGTTTTACCCCACAATCTCTTCACCAATTAAGTGGATATAAAGTCCAGGGCAGAACCGATGGTGATTCGATTTTTGAAGCAGCCCTCGCCCTTGAAAAGGCTGGAGTCTTTGCAATCGTCCTTGAATTAGTCCCAGCCGAATTAGCGGCTCGAATTACTAAGGCTTTGGCTATTCCAACTGTTGGAATCGGAGCCGGCGTTGATTGCGATTCACAAGTTTTGGTCTGGACAGATTTGATGGGCATAACAAAGAACCCACCTAAGTTGGCTAAGGCTTATCGCAATCTGCGCACCGAAATGCTCGATGCTACAAAGGAGTGGGCGGTGGATGTGGCGGGATCACGTTTTCCTGGCGCCGAACAATCCTTTAAGTAA
- a CDS encoding MarR family winged helix-turn-helix transcriptional regulator, with the protein MADATTPKWLNPSEMKAWRQYIVASRRLLEALDSDLEPHDVSMADYEILAQLSDAPDRRMRMSELADVAMLSRSRLSHRMKVMEKAGWVKRESCPIDKRGYFAVMTPKGLKAIVAAAPDHVVSVRTRFVDHLTKADQVALAEIFARVSKSLRESDKEID; encoded by the coding sequence ATGGCAGACGCTACAACACCTAAATGGCTCAATCCATCTGAGATGAAGGCTTGGCGCCAATACATTGTTGCCAGCCGGCGATTACTGGAAGCACTTGATTCAGACCTTGAGCCACACGATGTGTCGATGGCTGATTATGAAATCTTGGCCCAACTCAGTGACGCCCCAGATCGCAGAATGCGCATGAGTGAATTAGCAGATGTTGCGATGTTATCTCGCTCCAGACTTTCTCATCGAATGAAGGTGATGGAAAAAGCTGGGTGGGTAAAGCGTGAATCCTGCCCAATTGATAAACGTGGATATTTTGCAGTAATGACACCTAAGGGATTGAAAGCAATTGTGGCCGCAGCCCCAGATCATGTGGTCAGTGTGCGCACTCGATTTGTAGATCACCTAACAAAGGCTGATCAAGTTGCACTTGCTGAGATATTTGCAAGGGTAAGTAAATCCCTTAGGGAATCTGATAAAGAAATAGATTAG
- a CDS encoding ABC transporter permease, whose translation MTTTVETTRESDGSIQGRSPRQIAWMRFKRNKVGMSAAAVSIALLSLSLFAPIVCKILGIDPNTLNLEVLDRSGIPDLPNGGISLDHPLGLIPGTGRDLLAQLLYGSRISFMVAILTTFTSLTIGLFVGIIGGYFRGRVDSTLGRFTDFILAFPAFFMIVALSEPMVKRIEGAGIAQGNSARVLFLVFFLSFFGWPGFSRLIRSQILSLRERDFVTAAEAMGAKRSRVILKELLPNVWAPVIVVVSLSLPGYLAAEAVFSFLGLGVQPPASTWGILLSNASRYVTVMPSFFLITAGSLVLVVLAFNLVGDALRDALDPRADR comes from the coding sequence ATGACAACCACCGTTGAAACAACCCGTGAAAGCGATGGTTCAATCCAAGGCCGCAGTCCGCGCCAAATTGCATGGATGCGCTTTAAGCGCAATAAAGTGGGAATGAGCGCTGCCGCCGTAAGCATCGCTTTGCTCTCACTCTCATTATTTGCCCCCATTGTCTGCAAAATATTAGGCATTGATCCCAATACATTAAATCTTGAAGTTCTCGATAGAAGCGGTATTCCTGATCTGCCCAATGGTGGCATCAGCCTTGATCACCCACTCGGACTTATTCCTGGCACAGGGCGCGACCTGCTTGCGCAATTACTCTATGGCTCACGCATTTCATTTATGGTTGCAATTCTCACAACTTTTACAAGTTTAACAATTGGTTTGTTTGTGGGAATCATCGGGGGATACTTCAGGGGTCGTGTAGATAGCACTCTTGGTCGCTTTACAGATTTTATTCTTGCCTTCCCAGCATTTTTTATGATTGTTGCGTTGAGTGAGCCAATGGTAAAGCGCATCGAAGGCGCCGGAATCGCTCAAGGAAACTCTGCACGTGTTCTATTTCTAGTCTTCTTTTTATCCTTCTTTGGATGGCCAGGATTTTCTAGATTAATTCGTTCACAAATACTTAGTTTGCGTGAAAGAGATTTTGTCACCGCCGCCGAAGCAATGGGAGCAAAACGATCACGAGTTATTCTTAAAGAGTTATTACCAAATGTGTGGGCACCTGTCATTGTTGTTGTTTCACTCTCGTTGCCAGGATATTTAGCCGCTGAAGCAGTATTTTCATTCCTTGGTTTAGGTGTTCAACCACCTGCATCAACATGGGGAATCTTGCTTTCAAATGCATCCCGTTACGTCACCGTGATGCCGAGCTTTTTCTTAATTACTGCGGGATCACTAGTCCTTGTGGTCCTAGCCTTTAACTTGGTGGGCGATGCGCTGCGAGATGCGCTCGATCCACGCGCAGACCGCTAA
- a CDS encoding MFS transporter, with protein sequence MSKFAIDITPLKKYPDFRNLWASGLISYLGSMVTYVAIPFQIKELTNSYVAVGIVGAIEIIPLIVFGLYGGVLADYVDRKKMIWATEAAALVISGILLLNAMSSEPKVWVIYLMAGLFASVDGLQRPSADAILPRIVGHADLPAASALMSLRWQLGVIIGPTIGGIVISTVSISAGYGFDVFTFLISLIFLAKVGSVPSHPEAQKPSLRGLLDGIKYARSRQDLTGTYLIDLAAMFFAMPTALYPFWADQLGAPWALGFLYAAVTVGSVVVTLTSGWIKTYRFHGRAIIWAAIGWGAAIAMAGISNSLILVLLFLAIAGGADMISALFRGTIWNQTIPDNLRGRLAGIELISYSIGPLAGQLRAASMAAATSLTFSVTAGGLICVFMVALLASFLPKLRKYDAETNEFAVEMRKIRQMEQKKRDEK encoded by the coding sequence GTGAGTAAATTCGCGATTGATATAACGCCTTTAAAGAAATACCCCGACTTTCGAAACTTATGGGCATCAGGGCTGATCTCTTACCTGGGTTCGATGGTCACATATGTCGCAATTCCCTTTCAGATTAAGGAACTGACCAACTCATACGTTGCAGTCGGCATCGTTGGCGCCATTGAAATCATTCCGCTGATTGTCTTTGGCCTCTATGGCGGAGTTTTAGCGGACTATGTGGACCGCAAGAAAATGATCTGGGCAACAGAGGCTGCAGCCCTTGTTATATCGGGGATTCTCTTACTTAATGCGATGAGCTCAGAGCCCAAGGTCTGGGTTATTTATTTGATGGCTGGATTGTTTGCATCCGTTGATGGATTACAGCGACCAAGTGCTGATGCGATTTTGCCACGCATCGTAGGTCATGCAGATTTACCAGCGGCCAGTGCACTCATGAGTCTTCGTTGGCAGTTGGGCGTGATCATTGGGCCAACAATTGGTGGCATTGTTATTTCAACTGTCTCTATATCTGCTGGATATGGTTTTGATGTTTTCACTTTTCTTATCTCATTGATTTTTCTGGCAAAAGTCGGATCTGTGCCTAGCCACCCAGAGGCGCAAAAGCCATCTCTGCGTGGTTTATTAGATGGAATCAAATATGCACGTAGTCGTCAGGATTTAACTGGCACATACCTCATAGATTTGGCAGCAATGTTTTTTGCCATGCCAACTGCGCTCTATCCGTTCTGGGCTGACCAACTTGGTGCGCCTTGGGCACTTGGATTTTTATATGCAGCAGTAACTGTGGGTTCAGTTGTCGTCACATTAACTAGTGGATGGATTAAGACGTATCGATTCCATGGTCGCGCCATCATTTGGGCAGCAATTGGTTGGGGCGCAGCCATCGCAATGGCAGGAATTTCTAACTCCCTGATTCTGGTGCTCTTGTTTTTGGCAATCGCAGGGGGCGCCGACATGATCAGTGCGCTATTTCGCGGAACGATCTGGAACCAAACCATCCCGGATAATCTTCGGGGCCGATTAGCCGGCATCGAATTGATTTCGTACTCCATTGGACCATTGGCCGGACAACTTCGCGCCGCTTCAATGGCTGCAGCTACCAGTCTTACCTTTTCGGTAACTGCTGGAGGTCTCATCTGTGTATTTATGGTTGCCTTACTGGCGAGTTTTTTGCCGAAATTGAGAAAATATGACGCCGAAACGAACGAATTCGCAGTTGAAATGCGAAAAATTCGCCAAATGGAGCAAAAAAAGCGCGATGAAAAGTAA
- a CDS encoding ABC transporter permease, whose protein sequence is MYRFIGRRFFFAVLTILAVSAVVFAIFSVLPFDPAALTCGQRCTPQIIEGNRIKLGFDKPIYEQYWLFLSGIFVGRTYGSGQAAFSCPAPAFGYSFNENACVTDMIKESLPVTLNLAVGALVLWLLIGISLGVLAAKFKSRWPDTTSSVFVLLGTSLPTFVTGLALLIWVSIKWKIVPMSLDGYVSVLDSPGRWFMYFILPWITLAIAYAALYTRFTRAAVLDTLGEDYIRTARAKGVKERTVLFKHTLRAVLAPIITLAGLDFAGLIGGAIITETIFNLPGLARLTLRSVYEFDLPVVLATTILAAVVVIVMNLIVDMLYAVLDPRVRM, encoded by the coding sequence ATGTATAGATTTATTGGTCGGCGTTTTTTCTTTGCCGTCCTGACAATCTTGGCAGTTTCGGCTGTGGTTTTTGCGATCTTCTCCGTTTTACCATTTGATCCCGCAGCTCTTACATGCGGACAGCGTTGCACACCTCAAATCATTGAGGGCAACAGAATAAAACTAGGTTTTGATAAACCAATTTATGAGCAGTATTGGCTCTTTCTATCGGGAATTTTTGTTGGTCGCACATATGGAAGCGGCCAAGCCGCCTTTAGTTGCCCGGCTCCGGCTTTTGGCTATTCATTTAATGAAAACGCATGCGTTACAGACATGATCAAAGAGTCTCTACCAGTTACATTAAATTTAGCTGTCGGCGCTTTAGTTTTATGGTTACTTATTGGAATCTCACTTGGCGTTCTTGCGGCAAAGTTTAAGAGTAGATGGCCTGACACAACTAGCTCAGTATTTGTGCTCTTGGGAACATCTCTTCCCACCTTCGTAACTGGTTTGGCTCTACTTATTTGGGTCTCCATTAAGTGGAAGATTGTTCCAATGTCACTCGATGGTTATGTCTCTGTTTTAGATAGCCCGGGGCGATGGTTTATGTATTTCATCTTGCCGTGGATAACTCTGGCAATTGCATATGCCGCCCTCTACACACGATTTACCCGGGCTGCAGTGCTAGATACTCTGGGTGAGGATTACATTCGCACCGCGCGAGCAAAAGGCGTTAAAGAGCGCACAGTTCTTTTCAAGCACACATTGCGCGCAGTACTTGCACCCATCATCACCTTGGCTGGCTTGGACTTTGCCGGACTTATCGGTGGAGCAATCATTACCGAAACTATTTTTAATTTGCCAGGGCTAGCTCGACTGACTCTGCGTTCAGTCTATGAATTTGATTTACCTGTTGTACTTGCCACCACAATTTTGGCAGCAGTGGTTGTAATCGTCATGAACTTAATCGTGGACATGCTCTATGCAGTCCTTGATCCGCGGGTGAGAATGTAA
- a CDS encoding ABC transporter substrate-binding protein translates to MSSISALRRVVVVTAASSLVISAALVAGSQVANAAETPRTGGTLVLLEHEPRLDHLDPSRIYTGRDLAFMNSFHTRTLVAYAPVPGEAGANIVPDLATNTGIPSNSAKTWKFTLRPGTKFEDGTAITCEHVQYGTSRVFATDVITDGPAYLLSWLDIPKDADGNSIFTGPYKNTPAGLAAFKKAVSCSKDNRTITFNLNKSVADFNYLGTYGTISPVQAKLDTGDAYDLLPQATGPYKISRNNKTELVLIRNKYWSKASDPVRTPYPDKVVIKFGLDEEVQDQIFLEDSQPNAINFNGPLPTNRDKFFTDNTYKNRRMNNSDPYANYVAFNLAKMPCLEVRAAMYYARNAKALLDYSGGPTYAGSYATGVISPLVATDYEPTKVVGPGSADFMPEGNIPKAKALLETAKTKCPADYKKATEDGIVIDARQSSTLNDTIPINEAAYARVGIKVKFNIISAGYYSTVMNPAKQSDMSGSGWGADWANASTVIPELFASFGGFNLSQNSNDPAYKAFEDKVNIAMKTTDRKKQAVMWKALDKEAMKNFWVLPTVFGKAQEVWGSGLGGVFFWVPQGNPAYGKIWVKK, encoded by the coding sequence ATGAGCAGCATCTCCGCTCTTCGCCGCGTCGTAGTTGTAACTGCCGCTAGCTCACTAGTTATCTCTGCAGCACTTGTTGCAGGATCACAAGTAGCAAACGCCGCAGAAACTCCACGCACTGGAGGAACACTTGTTCTTCTTGAGCACGAACCACGTCTTGATCACTTAGATCCAAGCCGTATTTACACAGGACGCGACTTAGCGTTTATGAACTCTTTCCACACACGCACACTCGTTGCATACGCTCCAGTTCCTGGTGAAGCAGGTGCGAACATCGTTCCTGACTTAGCAACAAATACTGGTATTCCAAGCAACAGCGCAAAGACATGGAAGTTCACGCTGCGTCCAGGTACTAAGTTTGAAGACGGAACAGCAATTACATGTGAGCACGTTCAGTACGGAACATCACGCGTATTCGCAACTGATGTCATCACTGATGGTCCTGCCTACTTGCTCTCATGGCTTGATATTCCAAAAGATGCAGATGGAAATTCAATCTTCACAGGTCCTTACAAGAACACACCAGCAGGACTAGCAGCATTTAAGAAGGCTGTTTCTTGTTCAAAGGACAACCGCACAATTACGTTTAATTTGAATAAGTCAGTAGCTGACTTTAACTACTTGGGAACTTACGGAACAATTTCTCCAGTACAGGCAAAGCTTGATACAGGTGATGCGTATGACCTACTGCCACAGGCAACAGGTCCATACAAGATCTCTCGTAATAACAAGACAGAGCTTGTATTAATCCGTAACAAGTATTGGTCAAAGGCATCAGATCCTGTTCGTACTCCTTATCCAGACAAGGTTGTTATCAAGTTTGGTTTAGATGAAGAAGTACAAGATCAGATCTTCCTTGAAGATTCACAGCCAAATGCAATTAACTTCAATGGCCCACTTCCAACAAACAGGGATAAGTTCTTCACAGATAACACATACAAGAACCGTCGTATGAATAACTCTGATCCTTATGCAAACTACGTTGCATTTAACTTAGCCAAGATGCCATGTCTAGAAGTTCGTGCAGCTATGTATTACGCACGTAATGCAAAGGCACTTCTTGACTATTCAGGTGGACCTACTTATGCAGGTTCATATGCAACTGGCGTAATTAGCCCATTGGTTGCAACTGACTACGAGCCAACTAAGGTCGTTGGCCCAGGAAGTGCGGACTTCATGCCAGAAGGAAACATTCCTAAGGCAAAGGCACTTCTTGAAACAGCAAAGACTAAGTGTCCTGCTGATTACAAGAAGGCAACTGAAGATGGCATTGTGATTGACGCTCGTCAATCTTCAACACTGAATGACACAATTCCAATTAACGAGGCTGCTTATGCTCGTGTTGGAATCAAGGTGAAGTTCAACATCATCAGCGCTGGTTATTACTCAACTGTCATGAACCCTGCAAAGCAGAGTGACATGTCAGGTTCTGGTTGGGGAGCAGACTGGGCTAACGCCTCAACAGTTATCCCTGAACTCTTCGCTTCATTCGGTGGATTTAACTTGTCACAAAACTCAAATGATCCTGCATACAAGGCATTTGAAGACAAGGTAAACATCGCAATGAAGACAACAGATCGTAAGAAGCAGGCAGTAATGTGGAAAGCACTAGATAAAGAAGCTATGAAGAACTTCTGGGTATTGCCAACAGTGTTTGGTAAGGCACAAGAAGTCTGGGGTTCAGGCCTCGGTGGCGTCTTCTTCTGGGTTCCACAAGGTAACCCTGCATACGGCAAGATTTGGGTAAAGAAGTAA